DNA from Carcharodon carcharias isolate sCarCar2 chromosome 24 unlocalized genomic scaffold, sCarCar2.pri SUPER_24_unloc_2, whole genome shotgun sequence:
tgtgagagagtgtctaacCAAATACAAAGGCTCACTAGACCAGACACAAAGATCAGGTGGGACCTGTCGGCGCGGGTGGTCGGTTGAATCCCGATGAATGAGCAGCTCCTGATTGCAGACCGGAACATCACTTTTCAATTCATTAGTGTCGGCGCACAATTTACTCAAATTGCTGAATAGCCGTTTTTCAAGAGAAAAAATTGCTGATTGTACATCTGAATATCAAGTATATCTGGTAATCCGGTTTGGTAATTGTCTTCAAAATACCTGTGGAAGAACAACAAGAATGCTGGATCAGCCTGTTTGCTGGCCACTACACCGGAAATATATCCTGAGCGGTCTCTTAGCGACTTTTCTTTGTGGTGCTTTTCATTGGCGAGGAAATTCATTCACAAATTACTGGAAACCAGTGGAACAAAAATCAGGTTACGATGTGCGATATGCATCCTTGAATCTGGCAGAAAAGAACTCGCGTTGTTGGAAGATAATTAGTGGTGACCCTGAAGCTATTGAAGAGGCTGTTTTAAACTCCATCACTATCGCAAACAAGCATAAAGCCGTAAATGAAACGGATTATTTAGCAATGACGCAAGACTGTGACAATTTTGTTAAAATCCGCAAATACATCAGTTTCCCGTTAAGTACAGAGGAACATGATTTTCCCCTGGCCTATTCCATGGTGATCCATAGCAACATTGAGATGTTCGAGAGGCTCCTAAgaagcatttatgctccacagaaCGTGTACTGTGTCCACGTGGACAGGAAGTCTCCAAATCAATTTCACTCGGCTGTCCAGGCCATCGCTTCCTGTTTCAGTAATGTCTTCATTGCAGGAAAGTTAGAATCGGTGATGTACGCCTCATGGTCCAGAGTTCAGGCTGATCTGAACTGTATGGAAGAGCTGCTGCACAGCCCTGTCCAGTGGAAATACCTCATAAATGTTTGCGGACAAGACTTTCCAACGAAAACCAATTGGGAGATAGTCAACAGTCTTATGGCCAGGAACGGCTCAAATATTATGGACTCAGTAGCCCCGCCAAACTACAAAAAGGTAAGTGGATCAGTTCATGTCATACATCCATCCAGTGTCCTAGTTTTCCTTCTAACTACCCAACCCAccttcaatctccctctccctctccctctttctctctctcattctcggtTACAATGGCAGTGTTTGTTTGGAGACTAACAGTTTTCTCCAAAATATCGTTGCTTTTTTGAGCACAGACATTTGTTCAAATCTGGAAAGGAGCACCCTGGAACCTGTGGAAGCAGTTTAATATAAGGAACAAGAGTGCAAGACTTGTTTGACATATTGGATGTTTGAAACGTGCTAATCGGCGGGATGCAATGACACAAGAACATAATTAAAGGGGGCAGTAGAACACCATGTAGCCCATCGATTTTCTTTAACAATTGAATATGATCATAGCTAATCTTAGAATtaaaatccattctctctcccgctgtccatCTCCCGTAATTCCCGGAGAATCCAGAAATATGTCTATTattgccttaaatatattcaacgatgatTCATCCACAGACCTCaggagtaaagaattccaaagattcacacgattttgagtgaagatatttctcctcatcacagtccaATATGATTGGGTCCTTATACTGGGACAGTACCCCTTGTTTTGGCGCCATATTAAAAGCTTTTTCGAAATCCAGGTGTATTacacccactggttctcctttacctACCCGACTCGGTGCATGTTCAAAAAACCCATCTCAATTTGTCAACAACGATTTCCCTTTAGTATAATCAGGGTGACTTTTTCTAATCATACTCTGCTTTTTCGAGAgaattgttaagacttccttcatAATGGGTCCCAGCATTTTCGCATTTACCAATGCGGTCTAGGTGGCCTGTAGCTCAGTATTTTCTCTCTTTGTCAGGTGCAGCACACGGTTTCTGAAACTATCTGCTGCATGTGCTCTTGCTTTACTCTCACTGCATTGGCCTGATTTGAACATGGAAACAGACCACATCATTGCTTACAAATGGTACCCGCTGGTTTGGACATAAGAAAGCAAAAGTGATGTGCTTTTAGCTATTTTCAGGCCACTGAAGGCCTGGCGAGTTGATAGTTACTGCTTTTCTTCTTTTTAAAAGAATAAACGCTTGCCTTCCAATTGCCGTCTAATTTCCTTTGTTTATTTCACATTCCTGAGCTTCCCTGGTGACACCTCCATTCATTCCTCTCCAATAGGCCATTACCAACATTGCCCTGTGCCACCGCCTTATTGTGTCTCCTATACTTTCACTTTTCAATCACTCGCTATCAACATGACCTATGCATATTTCATATACAGGAAAAAGTAGATGAAATATAAAGTAATTGAGACAATGAATGTTTATAGTTGCTGCTGTTATTTCCGATGTGGTTGGAAAATAAAGAGTAAATTGGAAAATAAGAAAAGTTTCTCTTTGTGTTGATTTTCAGAGAAGATGGGAATTTCATTATGAAATCCGTAACGGTGTTGTCAGAACTCAGCAAAAGAAGACTCCCCCACCCATAAGCAGTCCCATGTATGTGGGGGGTGCCTACATTCTTGTCACCAGAGAATTTGTGAGGACTTTGTTTGTGAACCCGGAAATCCAACCGTTTTTAAAGTGGTCCGAGGACACCTACAGCCCCGACGAACACATCTGGGCAACCTTACAGAGGATGCCTGAGATACCCGGCTCCATAACGTACACTCCAGGACACCAGAAGAGTGACCCAGTTCTTACACGAGCAGTGAAGTGGTCTTTTGAGGCTGGTGATGTAGCGAAGGGAGCCACGTATCCGCCTTGCACAGGAAGGTACCGCCATCTAATCTGTGTTTATGGGTCTGGAGATCTACCCTGGATCGTCCAACAGGAACGTCTGTTCGCGAACAAGTTTGATCTGCAAGTGGACAACACAGCTGTGCAATGCATGGAGGAATATGTCCGATACAAAGTGATTAATGAAACACGATCTTAAGAATGAATGGGTGTAAATGAACTTAACGAAGAAGGCAGGATTGTAACATAGAATAAATCGCAATTTCGGACTGAGGGAATCTGCTGAATAAtaatgcaggatgatgtcagatATGAACTGAAAAAAGTAACAAGACATATTATTAAGTAaacctgggtcaaaatcttggaactccattGTTATTAGCGCGGTGGTTATATATATATACCATGTGGTCTGCAGCGgatcatgaaggcagctcaccatcacctcctcaagttcggcaataaatgctgacctagccagcgatgcccacactcagtgaaacaatgaaacaatAATGAAAGCTGGAGATTTCTCATCATTAGGGCTGTAGCAGTGGAAATATCATTCATTCAAACTGGAGAATTCCCAGGAACTGAATCCTTCAATTGAATTATAGTATTCACAGCCACCGTACCAGAAATTCTTATGTTGTTCATCAAAGAAATCCAAAGCTATTGTGGCATATATATCAGAGAGGTTGTTCTGTCAGCATGTCTGGAACTGAATATACCTTAATATACGAAATCATTCGACTATTTTTATAAAAACCCTAGGTATAAAAATAATCTTCTTCATAGATATTCTCAGTGATA
Protein-coding regions in this window:
- the LOC121273512 gene encoding beta-1,3-galactosyl-O-glycosyl-glycoprotein beta-1,6-N-acetylglucosaminyltransferase 3-like, with the protein product MLDQPVCWPLHRKYILSGLLATFLCGAFHWRGNSFTNYWKPVEQKSGYDVRYASLNLAEKNSRCWKIISGDPEAIEEAVLNSITIANKHKAVNETDYLAMTQDCDNFVKIRKYISFPLSTEEHDFPLAYSMVIHSNIEMFERLLRSIYAPQNVYCVHVDRKSPNQFHSAVQAIASCFSNVFIAGKLESVMYASWSRVQADLNCMEELLHSPVQWKYLINVCGQDFPTKTNWEIVNSLMARNGSNIMDSVAPPNYKKRRWEFHYEIRNGVVRTQQKKTPPPISSPMYVGGAYILVTREFVRTLFVNPEIQPFLKWSEDTYSPDEHIWATLQRMPEIPGSITYTPGHQKSDPVLTRAVKWSFEAGDVAKGATYPPCTGRYRHLICVYGSGDLPWIVQQERLFANKFDLQVDNTAVQCMEEYVRYKVINETRS